The following proteins are encoded in a genomic region of Haloarcula marina:
- a CDS encoding CobW family GTP-binding protein: protein MSSATSSDTIPITVVSGPLGAGKTTLVNRLLSDSGDRRIAVVVNDMGEVNVDAELLEGDTEDGIVDLSNGCICCRLQDDLVTSVTRLAEERSFDYLVVEASGISEPQPIARTLTMGTEEGALPEQFRLDTTVSVVDAYGFWKAFDPEESLPDAAPDPERPLTEVLVDQIEFCDVLLLNKCDMVPDDALDDIEASIRELQPRATIYRTTYSEVDPDAVLGTGAFDFEETRRQQGWKRALAGAQGSGDSEGDAGHEAGDTHGHDHDHGGQSAAEAHGVESFVYRRERPFHPERFDAFLDDWDGRVVRAKGFAWVASRPETVLGVSQAGPAVQAGPIGEWGDDDPATRLVFIGQGMDEAALTARLDDCLAADEERNAAYESDPFPRES, encoded by the coding sequence ATGAGTTCTGCCACGTCCAGTGACACGATTCCGATTACCGTCGTCAGCGGACCGCTCGGGGCCGGGAAGACGACGCTCGTCAACCGACTACTGAGCGATTCCGGTGACCGCCGCATCGCCGTCGTCGTCAACGACATGGGCGAGGTGAACGTCGACGCCGAACTGCTGGAGGGCGACACAGAGGACGGCATCGTCGACCTCTCGAACGGGTGTATCTGCTGTCGCTTACAGGACGACCTCGTGACCTCGGTGACGCGGTTGGCCGAGGAGCGGTCGTTCGACTACCTCGTCGTCGAGGCGTCGGGCATCAGCGAACCGCAACCAATCGCTCGCACGCTCACGATGGGGACGGAGGAAGGGGCGCTTCCCGAGCAGTTCCGACTCGATACGACCGTCTCGGTCGTCGACGCCTACGGCTTCTGGAAGGCCTTCGACCCCGAGGAATCCCTGCCGGACGCCGCGCCCGACCCCGAACGCCCGCTGACAGAGGTGCTGGTCGACCAGATAGAGTTCTGCGACGTGCTGTTGCTGAACAAGTGCGACATGGTCCCCGACGACGCCCTCGACGACATCGAAGCCTCGATTCGGGAACTCCAACCGCGAGCGACCATCTATCGGACGACGTACAGCGAGGTCGACCCGGACGCGGTGCTCGGCACCGGCGCGTTCGACTTCGAGGAGACGCGTCGGCAACAGGGGTGGAAACGGGCGCTCGCGGGGGCGCAAGGGAGCGGCGATAGCGAGGGCGACGCCGGACACGAGGCCGGGGACACCCACGGCCACGACCACGACCACGGCGGGCAGTCCGCCGCCGAGGCCCACGGCGTCGAATCGTTCGTCTATCGCCGCGAACGACCGTTCCACCCCGAGCGGTTCGACGCGTTTCTGGACGACTGGGACGGGCGCGTCGTCCGTGCGAAGGGCTTTGCGTGGGTCGCCAGTCGGCCAGAGACGGTCCTCGGCGTGAGTCAAGCGGGACCGGCGGTACAGGCGGGGCCTATCGGCGAGTGGGGCGACGACGACCCGGCGACGCGACTCGTCTTCATCGGGCAGGGGATGGACGAAGCGGCGCTGACTGCGAGGCTGGACGATTGTCTCGCCGCCGACGAGGAACGGAACGCGGCCTACGAATCGGACCCGTTCCCGCGAGAGTCCTGA
- the fdhF gene encoding formate dehydrogenase subunit alpha: MERARAQALQNVEHVAEGVAAETLPEGKLFEVASAVGDKRLSELTVADTTCGYCAVGCRFDLYSDGEEILAARPTDDENAPVNGISTCVKGKFSYGFVNSDDRLTKPLVRAEDGSFRTASWDEALNRVAEGLGAIKEEHGGEALSLIASSKATNEENYLMGKFARQVLGTNSVDNCNRLCHSSTVAGLAQTYGYGAASVSTEDIEQTDCYLLTGSNTTEAHPVLATRIKQNVRDGADLLVFDPREVQIAEYATQYSRVQPGYDAVWINGITRYIIENDLYDEAFVAERTSGFEDVKASVQEFTPERVEEVTGVPPEEIASAAETLGAADTCVFGWTLGLTEHSHGTENVIAMANLAAITGNLGKPGTGVSPFRGQNNVQGGGGDMGPLPDNFPGYQDIADDEIRAKFEEAWDCDISPEYGHYTTQMFLAAHRGDVRGMYIIGENAALSEPGVNHAEEILRDLDFLVVQDLFHNETAEYADVVLPACSFVEKTGTFTNTDRTVQMVKQVMPPKGDSRSDWEILQDLANRMGRDWNYASSAEIMDEVNALTPLYGGVTHERVDSEGGLQWPCPHEDHPGTKRLYEDAFNTDDGLAHLQGIGFSAPAETPDDEYPFTLTTGRVLYQYHTGTMTHREEGIMQYTPSDFVEIHPDTAAEYGIESGDEVRIRSRRGEIVVPAQVTDRVGPDTVFAPIHFAESAVNRLTDEDHLDPAAATPEYKVSAVSIERVDGHHETADEDEREQPRAAGDD, encoded by the coding sequence ATGGAGCGAGCGAGGGCACAGGCACTGCAGAATGTCGAACACGTCGCGGAGGGGGTCGCCGCCGAGACGCTCCCGGAAGGAAAATTGTTCGAGGTTGCCAGCGCCGTGGGCGACAAACGTCTCAGCGAACTGACCGTCGCGGACACGACCTGCGGGTACTGCGCCGTCGGGTGCCGATTCGACCTCTACTCGGATGGCGAGGAGATTCTCGCCGCCAGACCCACCGACGACGAGAACGCCCCGGTCAACGGCATCTCCACCTGCGTGAAGGGGAAGTTCAGCTACGGGTTCGTCAACTCCGACGACCGCCTGACCAAACCGCTCGTCAGGGCCGAGGACGGGTCCTTCCGCACCGCGTCGTGGGACGAAGCGCTGAACCGCGTCGCCGAAGGACTCGGCGCAATCAAGGAGGAACACGGTGGGGAAGCCCTGTCACTCATCGCCTCCTCGAAGGCGACCAACGAAGAGAACTACCTGATGGGCAAGTTCGCCCGACAGGTGCTCGGCACGAACAGCGTCGACAACTGCAACCGTCTCTGTCACTCCTCTACCGTCGCTGGCCTCGCCCAGACGTACGGCTACGGGGCGGCCTCGGTCAGCACCGAGGACATCGAACAGACCGACTGCTACCTCTTGACCGGGTCCAACACGACGGAGGCCCATCCCGTACTGGCGACCCGCATCAAGCAGAACGTCAGGGACGGCGCGGACCTGCTGGTCTTCGACCCGCGCGAGGTCCAAATCGCCGAGTACGCGACCCAGTACAGCCGCGTCCAACCGGGCTACGACGCCGTCTGGATTAACGGCATCACCCGGTACATCATCGAGAACGACCTCTACGACGAGGCGTTCGTCGCGGAACGGACGAGCGGGTTCGAGGACGTGAAAGCGTCCGTGCAGGAGTTCACGCCCGAACGCGTCGAGGAGGTCACCGGCGTCCCGCCCGAGGAGATCGCGTCGGCCGCCGAGACACTCGGGGCCGCCGACACCTGCGTCTTCGGATGGACGCTCGGCCTGACCGAACACTCCCACGGCACGGAGAACGTCATCGCGATGGCGAACCTCGCGGCGATAACCGGCAACCTCGGGAAACCGGGGACCGGCGTCTCGCCGTTCCGCGGTCAGAACAACGTCCAGGGCGGGGGCGGCGACATGGGGCCGCTTCCGGACAATTTCCCGGGGTATCAGGACATCGCTGACGACGAGATTCGCGCGAAGTTCGAGGAGGCGTGGGACTGCGACATCTCGCCGGAGTACGGCCACTACACCACCCAGATGTTCCTCGCCGCCCACCGCGGCGACGTTCGCGGGATGTACATCATCGGCGAGAACGCCGCGCTCTCCGAACCCGGCGTCAACCACGCCGAGGAGATTCTGCGCGACCTCGACTTCCTCGTGGTACAGGACCTGTTCCACAACGAGACGGCCGAGTACGCCGACGTGGTCCTCCCCGCGTGTTCGTTCGTGGAGAAGACGGGCACGTTCACCAACACCGACCGGACCGTCCAGATGGTCAAGCAGGTGATGCCGCCGAAGGGCGACTCGCGCTCGGACTGGGAGATTCTCCAGGACCTCGCCAACCGGATGGGGCGTGACTGGAACTACGCGTCCAGCGCGGAGATAATGGACGAGGTGAACGCGCTGACGCCCCTCTACGGGGGCGTCACCCACGAACGCGTCGACAGCGAGGGTGGCCTCCAGTGGCCGTGTCCCCACGAGGACCACCCCGGAACGAAACGGCTCTACGAGGACGCGTTCAACACCGACGACGGCCTCGCGCACCTGCAGGGCATCGGCTTCAGCGCCCCCGCCGAGACGCCCGACGACGAGTACCCGTTCACCCTGACGACAGGCCGGGTCCTCTATCAGTACCACACGGGGACGATGACCCACCGCGAGGAGGGAATCATGCAGTACACCCCCAGCGACTTCGTGGAGATTCACCCCGACACCGCGGCGGAGTACGGCATCGAGAGCGGCGACGAGGTCCGAATCCGGTCGCGGCGCGGCGAAATCGTCGTTCCGGCCCAAGTCACCGACCGGGTCGGCCCGGATACCGTCTTCGCGCCCATCCACTTCGCCGAGAGCGCGGTGAACCGACTCACCGACGAGGACCACTTGGACCCGGCGGCGGCGACCCCGGAGTACAAAGTCTCGGCGGTCAGCATCGAACGCGTCGACGGCCACCACGAGACGGCCGACGAAGACGAACGCGAGCAACCGCGGGCCGCGGGGGACGACTGA
- a CDS encoding molybdopterin oxidoreductase family protein has translation MVGDESDPPPTTCPECGVGCQLTRGPDPDRARGRKGPANPDGRLCRRGATTFGRPPEAERLRRPRVRRDGELTPVSWETAMAAAAEGLADARDATGPDSLAFLGAPRCTNEENYLLQKLARLCGTNNVDNRARLCHDQTARALADRLGWPASTNGLDGLRSADVILVVGANPAARQPMAFDSFVRPAVRDGATLVHLDPVGNETTRLADVHLAPRPGTDALLLDHLSARVDARGGVAESFVADRTRDADRYREELTALERGDAAAVAGVDDAAVDRVAELLCERDRTAAVVGTGIDGQPPVSAPDALLNLLLLTGNVGRPGTGLYVFRGLVNEQGATDAGCVPDKLPGHVSVTDADARERVGSVWGVDPPKRPGLDAKALVGAFGDAVRAALVVGENPAVSKRPDEWLDRRLGGLDTLVLVDAAETATTPYADVVLPAATGVEKRGTVTNLDRTVQRVRPVRDPPGDARPDFEVLRELGSRLTAPAQFDFDGPDEAFDELADVSPAYAGLSVGETKSSRQWPGDAGSTLYEDGFETADGRARFVGVQPPVDAGDDDGLRLVSVGRANDDAATRGERDRVRIHPDDAAARDVATGETVAVTDGETVVEAVAETTDDVRRGTAVMHAAIADPLERRGDPNVAVRPLRSAPATQE, from the coding sequence ATGGTCGGAGACGAGTCGGACCCGCCGCCGACCACCTGCCCCGAGTGCGGCGTCGGCTGTCAGCTAACTCGCGGACCCGACCCGGACCGGGCGCGTGGCCGGAAGGGGCCCGCGAACCCGGACGGCCGCCTCTGTCGGCGAGGTGCAACGACGTTCGGGCGGCCGCCCGAGGCCGAGCGACTGCGCCGCCCCCGCGTTCGTCGAGACGGGGAACTGACGCCCGTCTCGTGGGAGACGGCGATGGCCGCCGCCGCCGAGGGCCTCGCCGACGCCCGTGACGCTACGGGTCCGGACTCGCTGGCCTTCCTCGGCGCGCCCCGCTGTACGAACGAGGAGAACTACCTCCTCCAGAAACTCGCGCGACTCTGCGGGACCAACAACGTCGACAACCGCGCCCGCCTGTGTCACGACCAGACGGCGCGGGCATTGGCCGACCGTCTCGGGTGGCCCGCTTCGACGAACGGCCTCGACGGCCTGCGCTCGGCCGACGTGATTCTCGTCGTCGGCGCGAATCCGGCGGCGCGTCAACCGATGGCGTTCGACTCGTTCGTCCGGCCCGCGGTCCGAGACGGCGCGACGCTCGTCCACCTCGACCCGGTCGGCAACGAGACGACGCGACTCGCGGACGTCCACCTCGCGCCTCGGCCCGGGACGGACGCGCTGTTACTGGACCACCTGAGCGCGCGAGTCGACGCGCGCGGCGGCGTCGCCGAGTCGTTCGTTGCGGACCGAACCCGCGACGCCGACCGGTACCGCGAGGAACTGACCGCGCTCGAACGGGGGGACGCGGCGGCCGTCGCGGGGGTCGACGACGCCGCCGTCGACCGGGTCGCGGAACTCCTCTGCGAGCGGGACCGGACCGCTGCCGTCGTCGGGACCGGCATCGACGGCCAGCCACCGGTGTCTGCCCCCGACGCGCTTCTGAACCTGCTGTTGCTGACCGGCAACGTCGGGCGGCCCGGGACGGGCCTGTACGTCTTCCGCGGCCTGGTCAACGAACAGGGCGCGACGGACGCGGGGTGCGTGCCGGACAAACTACCGGGCCACGTCTCCGTCACCGATGCCGACGCCCGCGAGCGAGTCGGGTCGGTTTGGGGCGTCGACCCGCCAAAGCGACCGGGACTCGACGCGAAAGCCCTCGTCGGTGCGTTCGGCGACGCGGTCCGGGCCGCGCTGGTCGTCGGCGAGAACCCGGCCGTCTCGAAGCGGCCGGACGAGTGGCTGGACCGACGCCTCGGTGGACTGGATACGCTCGTCCTCGTCGACGCGGCCGAGACGGCCACGACGCCGTACGCAGACGTGGTGTTGCCCGCCGCGACTGGCGTCGAGAAGCGCGGGACCGTCACCAACCTCGACCGGACGGTCCAGCGGGTCCGGCCCGTCCGCGACCCGCCGGGCGACGCGCGACCGGACTTCGAGGTACTGCGGGAACTGGGGTCGCGGCTGACGGCCCCGGCGCAGTTCGACTTCGACGGGCCTGACGAGGCGTTCGACGAACTGGCGGACGTGAGTCCGGCCTACGCGGGACTGTCGGTGGGCGAGACGAAATCCAGCCGACAGTGGCCCGGGGACGCCGGGTCGACCCTGTACGAGGACGGTTTCGAGACGGCGGACGGCCGCGCACGCTTCGTCGGCGTCCAACCGCCCGTCGACGCCGGTGACGACGACGGCCTGCGTCTCGTCTCGGTCGGGCGAGCGAACGACGACGCGGCGACGCGCGGCGAACGGGACCGCGTGCGGATACACCCCGACGACGCCGCGGCGCGCGACGTAGCGACCGGCGAAACAGTCGCCGTCACCGACGGCGAGACGGTGGTCGAAGCCGTCGCCGAGACGACCGACGACGTTCGGCGCGGGACCGCGGTGATGCACGCCGCCATCGCTGACCCGCTGGAACGTCGGGGGGACCCGAACGTCGCCGTTCGGCCCCTTCGGTCGGCGCCTGCCACGCAGGAGTGA
- a CDS encoding glutathione-independent formaldehyde dehydrogenase, translating to MQAVVYKGPHEVAVEEVDEPELQHPNDVLIDITTSCICGSDLHMYEGRTAAEPGIVFGHENMGIVTEVGDAVTSLEVGDRVVAPFNVACGFCENCEDGYTGFCTNVNPGFAGGAYGYVAMGPYKGGQAEKLRIPYADFNALKLPEGDEHEDAFALLADIFPTGWHGTELANLEPGDSVAIYGAGPVGLMAAYSAKIKGAAEIYSIDRVPSRLELAEEHCDATAINFEEGDPVEQIKNEHGGEVDKGVDAVGYQAIDPEKEADDAYDPARENPAVVLNNLIRTVKPTGQLGIPGLYVPEDPGAPDDMAAQGRLGIDFGLLFEKGQKLGTGQCNVKSYNRELRDLIIEGRADPSWVVSHRVGLDEAPEMYEKFDDREEGVTKVLLEP from the coding sequence ATGCAAGCTGTCGTATACAAAGGCCCGCACGAAGTCGCCGTCGAAGAGGTAGACGAACCGGAACTGCAACATCCGAACGACGTTCTCATCGACATCACGACCAGTTGTATCTGTGGGTCCGACCTCCACATGTACGAGGGGCGGACGGCCGCCGAACCGGGTATCGTGTTCGGTCACGAGAACATGGGTATCGTCACGGAAGTCGGCGACGCCGTCACCTCGCTGGAGGTGGGCGACCGCGTCGTCGCGCCGTTCAACGTCGCCTGCGGGTTCTGTGAGAACTGCGAGGACGGGTACACAGGGTTCTGTACCAACGTCAACCCCGGATTCGCCGGTGGGGCCTACGGCTACGTCGCGATGGGGCCGTATAAGGGCGGACAGGCCGAGAAACTCCGCATCCCGTACGCCGACTTCAACGCGCTGAAACTCCCGGAGGGCGACGAGCACGAGGACGCGTTCGCGCTGCTCGCCGACATCTTCCCGACGGGGTGGCACGGCACGGAACTGGCGAACCTCGAACCCGGAGATTCCGTCGCTATCTACGGTGCCGGGCCGGTCGGCCTGATGGCCGCCTACAGCGCGAAAATCAAAGGCGCGGCCGAAATCTACTCCATCGACCGTGTGCCGAGCAGACTGGAACTCGCCGAGGAGCACTGCGACGCCACCGCCATCAACTTCGAGGAGGGCGACCCGGTCGAGCAGATCAAGAACGAACACGGCGGGGAAGTCGACAAGGGCGTCGACGCCGTCGGCTATCAGGCCATCGACCCCGAGAAGGAGGCTGACGACGCGTACGACCCGGCCCGCGAGAACCCGGCCGTCGTCCTCAACAACCTCATCCGGACGGTCAAACCGACCGGCCAACTCGGCATCCCAGGCCTCTACGTTCCGGAGGACCCCGGCGCGCCCGACGACATGGCCGCGCAGGGCCGACTCGGCATCGACTTCGGCCTCCTCTTCGAGAAGGGGCAGAAACTCGGCACCGGCCAGTGTAACGTGAAGTCCTACAACCGCGAACTCCGCGACCTCATCATCGAGGGCCGCGCCGACCCGAGTTGGGTCGTCTCCCACCGCGTGGGCCTCGACGAGGCCCCGGAGATGTACGAGAAGTTCGACGACCGCGAAGAGGGCGTCACGAAGGTCCTGCTGGAACCCTAA
- a CDS encoding DUF1641 domain-containing protein, with protein sequence MADPQRTVPEEATNRARKERPSTNGETALEDALAAHGEELAAAVEASDELDDALTTAILVAATADEEEIANLTQSAAHLVEAADGLTTEGAAALATQVGDDADELSAAVDAVVELEREGHLDRVVDIGTTLSESLSDEQLAQLGTLLEEDGTDLFEALDVVLSLQREGNLEPLIDNARALSALRLDAETVAGVDTVLGALGEAQHESEPMGLLGAVSALRSRDARAGLGYLVTLLKAQGRRVRER encoded by the coding sequence ATGGCGGACCCACAGCGAACGGTTCCCGAGGAAGCGACGAATCGCGCGCGGAAAGAGCGACCGTCGACGAACGGCGAGACGGCGCTCGAAGACGCGTTGGCGGCCCACGGCGAGGAACTCGCGGCGGCCGTCGAGGCCAGCGACGAACTGGACGACGCGTTGACGACGGCGATTCTCGTCGCCGCCACCGCCGACGAGGAGGAAATCGCCAATCTGACCCAATCGGCGGCACACCTCGTGGAGGCGGCGGATGGCTTAACGACGGAGGGAGCCGCGGCGCTGGCGACACAGGTCGGCGACGACGCCGACGAACTCTCCGCGGCGGTCGACGCCGTCGTGGAACTGGAACGGGAGGGGCACCTCGACCGCGTGGTCGACATCGGGACAACCCTCTCCGAATCGCTCTCCGACGAGCAACTGGCCCAACTCGGAACGCTGTTGGAGGAAGACGGGACTGACCTGTTCGAAGCGCTGGACGTGGTCCTGTCGCTCCAGCGCGAGGGGAACCTCGAACCGCTCATCGACAACGCCCGGGCGCTGTCGGCGCTTCGTCTCGACGCGGAGACGGTGGCGGGCGTCGACACGGTACTCGGTGCGCTCGGCGAGGCACAGCACGAATCGGAGCCGATGGGACTCCTCGGTGCCGTCTCCGCGCTCCGGAGTCGCGACGCCCGGGCCGGACTCGGGTACCTCGTGACGCTCCTGAAAGCACAGGGCCGCAGGGTACGGGAGCGGTAA
- a CDS encoding 2Fe-2S iron-sulfur cluster-binding protein encodes MSSESHDTTDAPPLTEDIAPGTATDPPLGSADRATVTVDGTEVTVAAGSTLIDAVEAVDTDDSVPALCHYGREGIGPRSECRTCMVETDAHGVVPACSFPAEDGAVVSTDADGAATARSVNLDLVLSNHNLRCTTCGKNGRCELQDAAIEEDVEEPRYGVFDDRDAYEPLDDTSSFIQIDRNKCILCNRCVEACNDVQVEGVLRMEGSGQDTRIGFQSDAETMEASTCVSCGHCATVCPTGSLVEKGIEDATTIPLPGFTQKNSIGKAYENTGRSKGPMTPKKRAQRAKEEAATENETGDGGDATPGVPEDPDGGEWP; translated from the coding sequence ATGAGTTCCGAATCCCACGACACGACGGACGCACCGCCGCTGACAGAAGACATCGCGCCGGGGACGGCGACGGACCCGCCCCTTGGAAGCGCGGACCGGGCGACGGTGACCGTCGACGGAACGGAAGTGACCGTCGCCGCGGGGTCGACGCTCATCGACGCCGTCGAGGCCGTCGACACCGACGACTCTGTTCCGGCCCTCTGCCACTACGGCCGCGAGGGCATCGGCCCGCGGAGCGAGTGCCGGACCTGCATGGTCGAGACGGACGCCCACGGCGTCGTCCCGGCCTGCAGTTTCCCGGCCGAAGACGGGGCCGTGGTCAGCACCGACGCGGACGGCGCGGCCACCGCTCGGAGCGTGAACCTCGATTTGGTGCTGTCGAACCACAACCTCCGCTGTACGACCTGCGGGAAGAACGGCCGGTGTGAACTGCAGGACGCCGCCATCGAGGAGGACGTGGAGGAACCGCGATACGGCGTCTTCGACGACCGGGACGCCTACGAACCGCTGGACGACACGTCGTCGTTCATCCAGATAGACCGCAACAAATGCATCCTCTGCAACCGCTGTGTCGAGGCCTGCAACGACGTGCAGGTGGAAGGCGTCCTGCGGATGGAGGGGTCCGGGCAGGACACTCGCATCGGCTTCCAGAGCGACGCCGAGACGATGGAGGCGTCGACCTGTGTCTCCTGCGGACACTGCGCGACGGTGTGCCCGACCGGGTCGCTCGTCGAGAAGGGCATCGAGGACGCGACGACTATCCCCCTGCCGGGGTTCACCCAGAAGAACAGTATCGGGAAGGCCTACGAGAACACCGGTCGCTCGAAGGGGCCGATGACGCCGAAGAAGCGCGCCCAACGGGCGAAAGAGGAGGCGGCGACCGAGAACGAAACGGGCGACGGGGGCGACGCGACGCCCGGCGTCCCCGAGGACCCCGACGGGGGTGAGTGGCCGTGA